The genomic interval GACGAACTCTTCGAGCGTGCGGATCTGCTGGCTGATCGCGCTATGCGTGAGCGACAACTGCCGCGCCGCGCTCGAAAAGCTGCCGACGCGCGCGGCTTGCAGGAAGGCTTGCATCGACTGAATGGACGGGTAGCGCTTCAACATGGTGTTAGCCGGACTGACAGACGGTGGAAGAAATGGTCGCTGGCGTTGCGCTTAACGGCTTTCAATAATGACCGCAAGCACGCGGCCCTTGTCACGCATCCACTCATGCATGCGTCGCGCTGCACAACGACATTCAGGAGACAGCGCATGATCGAGATCGTGGTCAACGACACGCGGCACTCGCTCGACAATGTACCGGAAGACATGCCCTTGTTGTGGGTGTTGCGCGACCGGCTCAAATTGACCGGCACGAAATTCGGCTGCGGCGGCGGCTTTTGCGGCGCGTGCACCGTGCATCTTGAAGGCGAGGCAGTGCGCTCCTGTTTGCTGCCCGCTGTGGCCGTGGCCGGCAAACGCATTACGACGATTGAAGGTTTGTCGAAGGATGGGCGGCATCCGCTGCAACTTGCATGGGTCGCGGAGGACGTGCCGCAATGCGGCTACTGCCAGTCCGGCCAGTTGATGCAGGCGGCCGCGTTTCTCAAGGACAAGCCAACCGTCAACGACGAAACCATCACGACGGCCATGTCGGGCAACATCTGTCGATGCGGCAGCTACTCGCGGATTCGAAAGGCGATCAAGCGCGCGGCGTCGGGTGACCCGGCGTTGGCGGCTGTGGATGTGCATGAGTGTGCATCGGCGTGCTCGTCCTATGTTAAGAAAGAGGAGGCCTGAATGAACAACGACAAAGAGGTGTTCGCCAGCGCGCGCGGCGCTGCGCGTCGCCGGTTTATCAAACAGAGTTCCGCGTTGTTGGCCTCGGGTCTCGCGATCGGCTTCCAGTTGCCCGAAGCCTTCGCCAAGGGCGACGACAAAAGCGGTGACCCCAACCCGCAAGCCGGTGAATTCGAACCGAATGCGTGGGTGCGCGTGCTGCCGGACGATACGATCAAGCTGGTCGTCCATAAACACGATTCCGGAACAGGCACGCGTACCGCGCTCGCTGCAATGGTCGCGGAAGAACTGGACGTCGATCTGTTTCGCGTCGATGTGATCACGCCGGAGAATCCGTTTTACGGCGACTACATTCACCCGTTGTGGAAGGTGTTTTCGACGGGCGGGAGTACGAGCGTCTCGTTGGAATACGAGCGCTTGCGACGTGCGGGTGCGACCGCGCGCGCCATGTTGATTGCCGCTGCGGCAAAACAGTGGAATGTGGCGCCGTCGACGTGTTCCACGGACAACGGATTCGTGGTCAATAAGGCCAACGGCATGCGTGCGAACTATGGGTCGCTTGCGCAGGTCGCGGCGCAAATGCCCGCACCGAAAGACGTCGTGCTGAAAGACCCGTCGCAGTTCAAATACATCGGCAAATTGCGGAAGAAACGCGGCGCCGTGGAGAAGGCGAGGGGCGCGTTTCCGTACAGCATCGACGTGTCGTTGCCGGACATGCTGGTCGCGGTGGTCACGCGTGCACCAGTGATCGACGCACGCGTGCGTAGCGTGGATGCTAAAGCCGCGCTGGCCGTGCCGGGTGTGCGGCAGGTGTTGCAGATTCCTGGTCGGCCCGACATTCTCGGCGGCAATCAGGCGGGTGTTGCTGTGTTAGCCGATGATTATTGGTCCGCGCATAAGGGGCAGGCGGCGTTACACGTGGAGTGGGAAGACAGTCCGCTTGAGACTTTCGATAGCAGCACGCTTGCCGCGCGTCAGGCGATGTGGCTCGACGATCCTGCGGCGCGGGTTGTGCCGACTATTCAGAGTGGCGATTTGAAGACCGCGTTTCCGCATGGGGCGCGTGTGATTGAGGCTTCTTATTCGATGCCTTATAAGGCGCAATGTCCGCTTGAGCCGATCAATGTGACTGCGTGGGCCAGGAAAGATGGTTCAATCGAGTATTGGGGTGGGCTGCAAGTGCCGTCGACGGTGCAGGAGGCGGCTGAAGTGATCGGCGGTATTCCCGCGAATCGTGTCGTGCTGCATGAGCTTGTTTCAGGTGGCAGCTTTGGGTCGCGTGAGTCGAAGTACTGGCTTTTCGAAGTGACGTGGCTCGCGTTGAAAGTTGGAAAGCCGGTCAAGTTGATGAATAGCCGTGAAGATGAAATGCGCGCGCTTTACTACCACTCGGCGAGTTTTCATCGGGCGAAGGCAGCGCTCGATTCGCGCGGCAATTTGGCGACGTTGCAATTGCGGGCGGTGATGCCTGCTTCACCGGAGCAGTGGGAGCCTGGGTACTTTGATCGGCCGGACCGGATGGATTACAGCACCACTGAAGCGATCAGTAAGTATGAATTCGCTTATGGCGCGCCGCATGTGGATATTGGTTGGGTGCGGCATGAGACAGGTGTGCCGACTGGCTGGTATCGGGCGGTGAGCTACATCCCGAATGTGTTTGCGGTTGAGTCGTTTATGGATGAGGCCGCGCATGCGGGAGGTCGAGATCCTGTTGAGTTTCGGCTCACGCA from Paraburkholderia phytofirmans PsJN carries:
- a CDS encoding (2Fe-2S)-binding protein, with protein sequence MIEIVVNDTRHSLDNVPEDMPLLWVLRDRLKLTGTKFGCGGGFCGACTVHLEGEAVRSCLLPAVAVAGKRITTIEGLSKDGRHPLQLAWVAEDVPQCGYCQSGQLMQAAAFLKDKPTVNDETITTAMSGNICRCGSYSRIRKAIKRAASGDPALAAVDVHECASACSSYVKKEEA
- a CDS encoding xanthine dehydrogenase family protein molybdopterin-binding subunit: MNNDKEVFASARGAARRRFIKQSSALLASGLAIGFQLPEAFAKGDDKSGDPNPQAGEFEPNAWVRVLPDDTIKLVVHKHDSGTGTRTALAAMVAEELDVDLFRVDVITPENPFYGDYIHPLWKVFSTGGSTSVSLEYERLRRAGATARAMLIAAAAKQWNVAPSTCSTDNGFVVNKANGMRANYGSLAQVAAQMPAPKDVVLKDPSQFKYIGKLRKKRGAVEKARGAFPYSIDVSLPDMLVAVVTRAPVIDARVRSVDAKAALAVPGVRQVLQIPGRPDILGGNQAGVAVLADDYWSAHKGQAALHVEWEDSPLETFDSSTLAARQAMWLDDPAARVVPTIQSGDLKTAFPHGARVIEASYSMPYKAQCPLEPINVTAWARKDGSIEYWGGLQVPSTVQEAAEVIGGIPANRVVLHELVSGGSFGSRESKYWLFEVTWLALKVGKPVKLMNSREDEMRALYYHSASFHRAKAALDSRGNLATLQLRAVMPASPEQWEPGYFDRPDRMDYSTTEAISKYEFAYGAPHVDIGWVRHETGVPTGWYRAVSYIPNVFAVESFMDEAAHAGGRDPVEFRLTHMKDPRHQAVLREAAKRAGWGNALPAGTALGVATNQAYSSYVAVVARVARKGDGVVIEKLTCVADCGLAVSPGGVEEQLYGGLMWGLGHATVDRVDIRHGQIRQKNFDSYRVMRMSDLPEVDILIVQGDTSKPGGVGELSSPSVAPAVGNAVFRLTGKRMRETPFELVKMGAKAKA